CGTTGCCGCTCTGGCCGTGGCACGGGGCGCAGTAGATGTTGAAGCGCTCGCGGCCGCGCTCCAGCATCGGCTTCGTCACCTGCACCGGGATCTCCTGCACGAAGATCGTGTCGCGGGCGATACCGCGGAAATAGGCGTCATCCTCGTTCAGGAGGCCGCGCGCGACCGTACCCACTGGGGGCTTGCGCATGGTCACCCCGTCCGGGAAGAACGTGTTCTCGGTCTGCGCCTTGTAGTACGACTGCTGGTCCATGTCGTAGACGACCTGCAGGCGCGGCTGATTCTTGGGCTGGTGGTTGGCGCGGTACATCAGGCCCATGGGGACCAGGCTGACCGCCACCAGCAACAGCAACACATAGATGATCCAGCGCGGCATCGGTCAGTCCTCCACGCTTTCGCGAACCTCGTCGACGACGCTGCCACCCAGCGAGGCGAGGAAGGCGCGGGTCTTCTCGACCTCGAATTTCGGGTCGCGACTCTCGATCACGATGTAGAACCGGTCCTGCGACGCGCGCCGGAAGCGGTCGTGCGCCAGCAGCGGATGACTCAGCCGCGGCATGCCGTTGAGGCCCCACATGCCGAAGAAGCAGGCGAAGGCGCTGAGCAGCACCGTCAGCTCGAACATGACGGGCACGGCGGCCGGCAGGCCGAACATGGGCTTGCCCGAGATCATGAACGGGTAGTCGACGGCATTCATCCACCACTGCATCAGGACCGCCAGGGCCAGGCCACTGGCGCCGCCGGCAAGCACCAGCCAGGGCAGGCGCGTGCCCTTGATGCCCATGGCGTCGTCCATGCCGTGGACCGGGAACGGCGAATGCGCATCCCAATGCCGGAAGCCCGCGTCGCGCACCTTCTCGCAGGCCTTCATGAAGGCCGATGGGCTCTCGAATTCGGTCAGCAGCGCGTAGAGGCCGCCGTTGCCATGTCTTGCGCTCATCAGCGGTCACCTCCGTCCCGGATATGGGCCGGGATGTCGCCGTGGTAGTCGCCCACCGAGCGCCGCTCGCCGCTGTGGGCGTCGGCGATCGGCATAACCGTCTTGACTTCGGCCATGGCGATCATGGGCAGGAAACGGATGAACAGCAGCACCAGCGTGAAGAACAGGCCGAAGCTGCCGACGAAGGTCAGGATGTCGACCGGCGTAGGCCGGAAGTAGGCCCAGCTCGACGGCAGGAAGTCGCGGTGCAGCGACGTGACGATGATCACGAACCGCTCGAACCACATGCCGATGTTCACGAAGATGTACATGATCCACATGACCAGCAGGTTCGTGCGGAGCTTCTTGAACCAGAACAGCTGGGGCGTGATCACGTTGCAGGTGACCATCGTCCAGTAGGCCCAGGCATAGGGGCCGAAAGCTCGGTTGATGAAGGCGAAGCTCTCGTTCGGGTTGCCGCTGTACCAGGCGATGAAGAACTCGGTGGCGTAGGCGAACCCGACCATGCTGCCGGTGGCGAGGATGATCTTGTTCATGTTCTCGAGGTGGTGCTTGGTGATGATCTGCTCCAGCCCGAACCACTTGCGGGCGGGAATCAGGATCGTGCCCACCATGGCGAAGCCCGAGAACACGGCGCCGGCGACGAAGTACGGCGGGAAGATCGCCGTGTGCCAGCCGGGGATCTGCGACGTCGCGAAGTCGAACGACACCACCGAGTGCACCGAGAGCACCAGCGGCGTGGCCAGGCCGGCCAGCAGCAGGTACGCCTTCTCGTAGCGGTGCCAGTGGCGGTGCGAGTTGCGCCAGCCCAGGGCCAGGAAACCGTAGATGGCCTGCTGGATGCGCGTCTTCGAGCGGTCGCGCAGCGTGGCCAGGTCGGGCACCATGCCCGTGTACCAGAACAGCAGCGACACCGTCATGTAGGTGCCGACGGCGAACACGTCCCACAGCAGCGGGCTGCGGAAGTTGGGCCACATCGCCTGGTTGTTGGGCAGCGGGAACAGCCAGTAGACCACCCAGACGCGGCCGACGTGGATGCCCGGGAAGATGCCGGCGCAGACGACCGCGAAGATCGTCATCGCCTCGGCGAAGCGGTTGATCGAGGTCCGCCACTTCTGCCGCAGCAGGAACAGGATGGCCGAGATCAGTGTACCGGCGTGGCCGATGCCGACCCAGAACACGAAGTTCGTGATGTCCCACGCCCAGCCGACCGGGTTGTTCAGGCCCCAGACGCCGACGCCGCGAATGAAGAGCCAGCCGATCATCAGGAACAGGACGCCCGTCAATCCGGCCGTCGCGAAGAATGCCAGGTACCAGGCACGCGGCGTCTTCCGCTCCAGGACGATGTCCGAGACCTTCTCGGTGATCGACGTGAAGTCGTTGCCGCCGAGGATCAACTCCACCGGTCGGGTGGGGTCGTCCTTCGTGTTGTCCCAGGCATCCGAGACCTGCGGTTTCATCATTCGGGCTCCCGTTCAACGTACCGTTCGTGCAATGGCCGGTGTTCCGTCGACCGATATTCTGTCGATTACGTGGCGCGCTACCCGTGCGCCTTCTCGGCCTGGCCGCCACCGTGGCCGCCGTGCCCGGCCGGCGCGCCATGGCCGCCTGCCGCCCCGGTCCCGGCAATGGCCGGATTGGGGTTGCGCAGGCGCGCCAGGTAGAACGTGCGCGGCTTGATGTTCAGGTAGTCCAGCAGGTCGTAGGAGCGCGAGAGCTCCCGCAGCTTGCTGACGCGGCTGTCCTTGTCGTTCAGGTCGCCGAAGACGATCGCGTCGGTCGGGCACGTCTGCGCACAGGCCGGCGTGATGTCGCCGTCGCGCATGGGGCGCCCTTCCACGCGGGCGGTGATGCGCGCACCCTCGATGCGCTGCACGCAGTAGGTGCACTTCTCCATGACGCCGCGCGCACGCACGGTCACATCCGGGTTCAGCACCAGCCGCTGTGTCTCGGTCAGGTCCTCGAAGTTGTTGTACCAGTTGAACCGCCGCACCTTGTAGGGGCAGTTGTTCGAGCAGTACCGCGTGCCCACGCAACGGTTGTAGACCATCGCGTTGAGGCCTTCGCGCGTGTGCGTGGTCGCCGCGACGGGGCAGACCTGCTCGCACGGAGCCAGCTCGCACTGCACGCAGGCGACCGGCTGTTGCGCGCACTTCGGGTCGTCGGCATCGCCCAGGAAGTAGCGGTCCAGGCGCACCCACGACATCTCGCGACCACGTGCCACCTGGTCCTTGCCCACCACCGGGATGTTGTTCTCGGACTGGCAGCCCAGCACGCAGGCGTTGCAGCCGGTGCAGGTATTCAGGTCGACGGCCATGCCCCACTTGTGGCCCGTGTACTCCCACTCCTTCCAGAGCGAGATCAGCGGCGGACTGTGGATGCCCAGGTGGTCGACGAACTCGGGCTCGTTCGTGTACTGCTCGAACGTGCCCTCGCGCACCAGGCCCGGCACGCGCTTCTGGATCTCAGCCGCACCGACCTTGTCGATGGCGTGGTGGTCCTGCGTGGTGGCCAGGCGGTACTGCTTGCCCGTCTTGCGCAGCTTGAGGCCTTCGCCGCGGTGCAATCCGTCCCAGGTGCGCAGCTTGTAGGCGTTGAAGCCGGCGTTCTGGCCCACGCGGCCGGCGTCGTCGCGGCCGTAGCCGAGCGTGATGGCCACCGAATGCCGGGCCTGCCCCGGCAGCACGTACACCGCCGCCTCGAGCGAGCGCCCCTTGTACTGCAGCTCGACCAGGTCGCCGTGCACGATACCCAGTTCCTTCGACATGGCCGGGCTGATGACGGCGGCGTTGTCCCAGGTCAGCTTGGTCATGAAGTCGGGCATTTCCTGCAGCCAGGCGTTGTCGGCGAAACGGCCGTCGTACACCGACTGGTCCTGCAGGAACGTGATCTCGAGGTTGTCGGCGCCCAGCGCTGCACCCGTCGCCGGCGCGGTCAGCGTCGCCCCGGTGAACGCCAGCGCAACGCCGGCCTGCGTGCTGCCGGCCAGGAAGCCCTCGTGCAGGAAGGCGCGCCACTTCTTCTCGAACAGCGGATCGGTTTCCGGCGCCGGGGCCGGGCCCTGCCCGCCGCCCAGCGTGAAGAAGACGTCGCGCGCGACCTGGTGACCGGTGCGCGGCGTTGGGTCGACGAGCACCGAGAGCACTTCGTCGACGGTATGGCCGGCATACAGCGGATTGATGAGCGGCTGCACCGCCAGCAGCGAGCCGTCCCAGCCCTGGGCCAGGCCCCAGCCTTCCAGGTAGTGGGCCGCCGGGAGGTGCCAGGTGCTGGCCTGGCCGGTGGCGTCGTCGTGCAGACCGAGGTGGATCCGCTCGTTCGCGCGCGTCATCGCCGCGGCGAAGTTCAGGTCGGCCGGCGCATCGTAGGCCGGGTTGCCGCCCACCAGCACCAGCGTCGAGACGCGGCCGCCGTTCAGGTCGGACACCAGTTCGTCGACCATCCCGAAGGAGGGCAGCTCGAACGGCAGGTAGCTGACCGAATGCCCGACGTTGCCAAGGGCTGCGTTCAGCACATGGACCAGCGCGTGCACATCGGGATCCTGCCGCAGTCCGGTCACCAGCAGGCTGCGGCCGCGGTGGGCCATCAGGTCGCGCGCCAGGTGGGCCACATCGGGGCCGCCGGCCGCGTGGCCGCGCCACGACGCCAGCTGTCCCGCCGACACACCCGCGCCCAGCGGCAATTCGAGATGCTCGCCAAGCACCAGTTCCGCCGCCAGGGCCCACACGGCCGGACCGAGGTCGCGCGCCGCCGTAGGATAACGATGGTCGGCCATGCCGCCGGTGATGCTGAAGGTGCTCTCGTAGCTGTAGAGGCGATTCATGTGCCCGGACTCGGCGCGACGACCCGCAGCGAACGCCTTGGCAAGGCGCAGCGAGGTCGGGTGGTCCTGCAGGCAGTTGGCGTCGAAGTCGACGATGATGTCGGCCGCGCCGAGGTCCAGCTGCGTCATCGCGGCGGTGCCGTACGCCAGCTTCAGGCCGCGCATCTCGTTCAGGCGGCACACCGGCTCGTGCATGTAGATGCGGGCGCCGCGGGCCGCAGCCTGGCGCAGCAGCAACGCAGTCGCCGGCGAGCTCGTGGCGCCGGTCAGGATCGCCGTCCCCTGCAGGTTCGCGGCAAAACGCGGCTGGGCCCAGGCCAGGAAGGCGGCCCAATCGCTGTCGGTGCCGAACAGCCCGCCCCGCCGCTTCACCAGCTGGCTGCGGTCCGGGTCGTACAGGTCCAGCACGCTGGCCTGCGCGAACACGCTGGAGGCGCCGCCGCTCAGCGCGTGTCCGGGGTTGCCGTCGATCTTGATGGGCCGACCGTCGTAGCTGGTGGCCAGCACCGGCGTCGCGGTGGCGCCCATCTGCATCGTCGTGGCGAACCGGACCGGCGTGCCGGGCTCGATGCCCGGCGTATTGGCGACGTACGGGACGATCTTCTCGACCGGCCACCGGCAGCCCGCCAGGGACGTCATCGCGATGGACGCCGACATGATCTGCAGGAACCGCCGGCGCGACATGCCGTCGGGCGCTTCGATGCCGCCAGGGAACTCGTGTTCCATCTGGTTGCGGAAGTCGTCGGTATCGGCCAGTTCCTGCAGGCTGCGCCAGTAGGGAGAGCCGCTGCCGGGTTCTAGGCTGTATGCGGACATGAAATTCCTTTCCTGCCTACCGATGACAGGTGGCGCAGTCGACCGACGGAGCAATGTTCCGTTCGGCCCGCAGTTTCGCACCCAGCGCTGCCGCATCGCCCTCCGGCACCCAGTCCATGGCCGTGACCTGGTCACGCGGCCGCAGGTTGGGATCCGGATTGCGATGGCAGTCGAGGCACCAGCCCATCGTCAGCGGCGCCACCTGCTCGACGACCTCCATGCGGTCGACGCGGCCGTGGCAACTCACACAACCCACACCCGACTGCACGTGCCCGGCGTGGTTGAAATACACGAAATCGGGAAGGTCATGAACGCGCACCCAGTGGATGGGCACGCCCGTCTCGGCACTCTGGCGGACCAGGGTCAGCTTCTCGCTGGTCGTCCGCACCGTCTTGTGGCAGTTCATGCAGGTCGCCGTCGGCGGCACGTTGGCCCGCGCGCCGGTCTCGACCGTCACGTGGCAGTACCGGCAGTCGATGCCCAACTCGCCCGCGTGCAGCGCATGGCTGTACGGCACCGGCTGCTCGGGTGCGTAGCCGATCGCCGAGTTCTGCGGGGAGAACACGCCGGCCACCAGCACGACCAGGTAAACCACGCCGCCCAGCGCGGCGACAGCCACCGCTTCGCGCAGCCGGTTGGTCCACTTGGGAAAGACGAACCTGTCGTGTTTTTCGGAGCCGGTACCGGGGCGCTGTCCCTGATCGTGAGCGTGGTTGTCCGGAGCCAAACGACTCTCCCCCCTGCGTCCCGCTAAGCCGCCGCCCGGCAGCCCGGGCCGGG
This genomic window from bacterium contains:
- a CDS encoding DUF3341 domain-containing protein, which produces MSARHGNGGLYALLTEFESPSAFMKACEKVRDAGFRHWDAHSPFPVHGMDDAMGIKGTRLPWLVLAGGASGLALAVLMQWWMNAVDYPFMISGKPMFGLPAAVPVMFELTVLLSAFACFFGMWGLNGMPRLSHPLLAHDRFRRASQDRFYIVIESRDPKFEVEKTRAFLASLGGSVVDEVRESVED
- the nrfD gene encoding polysulfide reductase NrfD, translated to MKPQVSDAWDNTKDDPTRPVELILGGNDFTSITEKVSDIVLERKTPRAWYLAFFATAGLTGVLFLMIGWLFIRGVGVWGLNNPVGWAWDITNFVFWVGIGHAGTLISAILFLLRQKWRTSINRFAEAMTIFAVVCAGIFPGIHVGRVWVVYWLFPLPNNQAMWPNFRSPLLWDVFAVGTYMTVSLLFWYTGMVPDLATLRDRSKTRIQQAIYGFLALGWRNSHRHWHRYEKAYLLLAGLATPLVLSVHSVVSFDFATSQIPGWHTAIFPPYFVAGAVFSGFAMVGTILIPARKWFGLEQIITKHHLENMNKIILATGSMVGFAYATEFFIAWYSGNPNESFAFINRAFGPYAWAYWTMVTCNVITPQLFWFKKLRTNLLVMWIMYIFVNIGMWFERFVIIVTSLHRDFLPSSWAYFRPTPVDILTFVGSFGLFFTLVLLFIRFLPMIAMAEVKTVMPIADAHSGERRSVGDYHGDIPAHIRDGGDR
- a CDS encoding cytochrome c3 family protein — protein: MREAVAVAALGGVVYLVVLVAGVFSPQNSAIGYAPEQPVPYSHALHAGELGIDCRYCHVTVETGARANVPPTATCMNCHKTVRTTSEKLTLVRQSAETGVPIHWVRVHDLPDFVYFNHAGHVQSGVGCVSCHGRVDRMEVVEQVAPLTMGWCLDCHRNPDPNLRPRDQVTAMDWVPEGDAAALGAKLRAERNIAPSVDCATCHR
- a CDS encoding cytochrome c, whose translation is MPRWIIYVLLLLVAVSLVPMGLMYRANHQPKNQPRLQVVYDMDQQSYYKAQTENTFFPDGVTMRKPPVGTVARGLLNEDDAYFRGIARDTIFVQEIPVQVTKPMLERGRERFNIYCAPCHGQSGNGNGMTHVRAQALAEGTWTPPTDLTSQTVVERPSGHIYNTISKGIRTMPSYGAQLNPQDRWAVTAYVRALQLSRNATIADVPVESRAALGQ
- a CDS encoding TAT-variant-translocated molybdopterin oxidoreductase, encoding MSAYSLEPGSGSPYWRSLQELADTDDFRNQMEHEFPGGIEAPDGMSRRRFLQIMSASIAMTSLAGCRWPVEKIVPYVANTPGIEPGTPVRFATTMQMGATATPVLATSYDGRPIKIDGNPGHALSGGASSVFAQASVLDLYDPDRSQLVKRRGGLFGTDSDWAAFLAWAQPRFAANLQGTAILTGATSSPATALLLRQAAARGARIYMHEPVCRLNEMRGLKLAYGTAAMTQLDLGAADIIVDFDANCLQDHPTSLRLAKAFAAGRRAESGHMNRLYSYESTFSITGGMADHRYPTAARDLGPAVWALAAELVLGEHLELPLGAGVSAGQLASWRGHAAGGPDVAHLARDLMAHRGRSLLVTGLRQDPDVHALVHVLNAALGNVGHSVSYLPFELPSFGMVDELVSDLNGGRVSTLVLVGGNPAYDAPADLNFAAAMTRANERIHLGLHDDATGQASTWHLPAAHYLEGWGLAQGWDGSLLAVQPLINPLYAGHTVDEVLSVLVDPTPRTGHQVARDVFFTLGGGQGPAPAPETDPLFEKKWRAFLHEGFLAGSTQAGVALAFTGATLTAPATGAALGADNLEITFLQDQSVYDGRFADNAWLQEMPDFMTKLTWDNAAVISPAMSKELGIVHGDLVELQYKGRSLEAAVYVLPGQARHSVAITLGYGRDDAGRVGQNAGFNAYKLRTWDGLHRGEGLKLRKTGKQYRLATTQDHHAIDKVGAAEIQKRVPGLVREGTFEQYTNEPEFVDHLGIHSPPLISLWKEWEYTGHKWGMAVDLNTCTGCNACVLGCQSENNIPVVGKDQVARGREMSWVRLDRYFLGDADDPKCAQQPVACVQCELAPCEQVCPVAATTHTREGLNAMVYNRCVGTRYCSNNCPYKVRRFNWYNNFEDLTETQRLVLNPDVTVRARGVMEKCTYCVQRIEGARITARVEGRPMRDGDITPACAQTCPTDAIVFGDLNDKDSRVSKLRELSRSYDLLDYLNIKPRTFYLARLRNPNPAIAGTGAAGGHGAPAGHGGHGGGQAEKAHG